The sequence below is a genomic window from Streptococcus pantholopis.
TAGACATGACCGTTGTCACAATGGTATTTTGAACCAGCTCACCTTTTTCTGAAAGATATTTGCCGATAATATACATGACCTTATCGCCGTCAACAATCTGACCGTTCTCATCGATTGCTATAAGGCGGTCGCTGTCTCCATCAAAGGCCAGACCAACATCAGCAGCTGTTTTTTGAACTGTTTCCTGAAGCTGTTCAGGGTGGGTAGAGCCGATGCCGTCATTGATATTGAGGCCGTCTGGTTTTTCCCCGATCACTGTAATATCAGCGTTTAAATCGAGAAAAATATCTCTGGCTGTCACAGCAGCAGCTCCGTTGGCAGTATCCAGAGCCACTTTCATACCGGCTAAGTCACTGCCTGTTGAAATCAGAAATTTTTCGTACTTACGCAGACCTTCCGGATAGTCGACTACTCTTCCCAGTCCCTGAGCTGACGGACGCGGCAGAAGATCAGTCTCGGCTTCTAAAAGCGTTTCGATTTCCAGTTCACGGTCATCATCCAGTTTAAAACCGTCACTTCCAAAAAATTTGATACCGTTATCCAAGGCCGGGTTATGGCTGGCAGAAATCATGACACCCGCACTGGCTTTTTCAGTACGCACAAGATAAGACACACCTGGTGTCGCTAAAACACCTAACTTGTAGACTTCTATCCCAACAGACAGCAAACCTGCAACAAGGGCAGATTCCAACATTTCACCCGATATTCGGGTATCGCGTGCAACAAAAACACGCGGACGGTCTGCTTCGTGCTGGCTGAGAACGTAGCCGCCGAAACGTCCGAGTTTAAAAGCTAATTCCGGTGTCAATTCCACATTAGCTTCACCGCGTACACCGTCTGTGCCAAAGTATTTTCCCATAATTTTTCAGCGAATTTTTCGCTTCCTCCATTCAATAGTCTTTGTTATTATCTATTATTTTTTCTTGGTTGTCAACTCAACAGTAACCGCCGAAGGATCGACAGTGACATTATCAGCAGACAGATTGAGTGTCTTGCTGGTATCCTTTGTCACATCAGAAATATCAATTTCAGCCACAACCTGATCAACAGCATCCAAAGCTTCCTGAGTCCCCGAAATCGTTACTGTATCCTGACTTAGTTTATAGTCAACGGACTCTAAATTACTGGCCAAGGTCCCTGTAGTTTTGACCGTCAGCGGCACCGTTTTGGTTAATTTCTTAACATTGACTGTCAGAGTAGCCTTAGCAGGTTCAATAACACTGGCTAAAATTTTTCCGTCTGAAGCAACGGCCTGCAGCGTAACTCTGCCGCTGTAGTCACTGTCCAGCACCTCATCTTCCGGGAGACGGGCAATGACATGGTCAACCTGTTCGATAGTGGTTTCGTCGCTGGTCACCTCTACTTCTGTCAGATTAACCGAAACTTTTTTCAGAGCATAGCCAGCAGCAAATTGATTGCTTTCCACCTGGCCCTGAACAGGGAAGGTTTTTGTCTTTTTTTTGCCAATGGTTACCGAGATATTCTCCGGTAAAACCGCTGCTGTCATTCCGGAAGGCAAATCGGTCACCTGCAGGGGAGCAGTTGTCGTCCCAGTTGAAAGTCCTGTTAAATCAGCCACAACTTTGAAACTTCTTGTATCACTGTTTATTTCAGAATCTAGTTTAACACGGTTGGTTGAGGTTAAATAGACCTCTGCTTCGTAGGAATAACCGCTGATAAAGTACTGATCACTGTCATACTTGATATCTATCGGAACATCAGACAAGGTATGCGTATAGGTTTCCGCAAGACCGGAGGTCTGAGTGCCAGAATTGTTATACTGACTGGCAGCAGCTGTTAAAAAAAGAAGCACAGAGAGAAAAATGGAAACAAGCGCTAGCCAGACATGGCTGTTAAAAAGCTTTTTCATCTTTTTTTCCTCCTTCTTAATAACCGTTTATACCACGTTTTTTGTTCGTCCTGCTCAACCATGAATTGGGTTCGCAGAACAGCCGCAAAATTGTCCAAACTTAAATCATGCAGAAACTCCCCTTTCGCAGCAACTGATATGGCACCTGTTTCTTCGGAAACAATAACTGTCAGGGCATCAGAATGCTCGGATAAGCCGATTGCTGCCCGGTGACGTGTCCCAAATTCTTTTGAAATGGCTGTTGATTCGGACAAAGGGAGATAGGCTGAAGATACAGCAATTTTATTTCCCCGGATAATCACCGCTCCATCATGAAGCGGTGTGTTGGGAATAAAAATATTGATTAACAATTGGCTGGAAATATCTGCATCCAACGGTATCCCAGTCAAAATATATTCTTGCAGGGTCTGCGTCCGTTCAATTGAAATCAGAGCTCCGATTTTACGGGGGCTCATATAAGCCGCAGCATCAACTAAGGCCTCAATCATTTTCTCTTCATCACTGAGCTGCTGCTTCTGCAGAAAGACCTGTGTCGTCCGTCCGAATCTCTCTAAGCCTGAACGGATTTCCGGAGCGAAAATGACAACTGCGGCAATCACACCGTAAGTGATAACCTGATTCATCAAGTAGGTAATCGTTGTAAAGCCAATCCACTCTGCCACAAATCTAAAAACAATAAACAGTAAAACTCCCTGAACCAGAGACATAATCTTAGTACCGGCCAAAACCTTAATAAATTTGTAAATCAGCCAAGCGACAATTAGAATATCCAAGACATGAATGACAAAAAGCCAGGGGCTTTCAAACAGGCTCGCCCAAAACTTAGCGTCAATAGATGTTAAATGACTCATACGTTTATCTCTTTCTTTTAATATGCATTTCTATTATAACACGATATGTTGAGATTTTCTGTATCAACAAATATTATTTTGTGATAAAATGAAATTATGAAGTTAAATACTATTATGGGAATAACGGCTGGTCGGGCAGCCAATTTTATTTTGAAAAAATTAGGACGCGGTTCAACTTTTCCCGGTCGTCTGGCTCTTAAATTTGATAAACACATTTTAGATACTATTGCCAAAGATTATGAGATTGTTGTCATAACCGGTACTAACGGCAAAACACTGACAACTGCACTGACTGTCGGTATTTTAAAAGAGGCATTTGGCAGTATCGTCACCAATCCAAGTGGTGCCAACATGATTTCAGGGATTGTTTCAACCTTTTTGACCGCTAAAGCGCATGCCGGTGCCAAAAAAATAGCTGTATTAGAGATTGACGAGGCTAGTTTGGCTAAAGTGACACAGTACATCACACCCAGCCTCTTTGTATTTACTAATATTTTTCGTGATCAGATGGATCGTTATGGGGAAATTTACACAACCTACCAAATGATTTTAGCTGGCGCTGCAAAGGCTCCTCAGGCGACAATACTGGCTAATGGGGACAGTCCGCTCTTTAATTCTCAGAAGCTGATTAATCCTGTTAAATATTATGGTTTCGCAACAAAAATGCAGTCACCCCAGCTGGCTCATTATAATACCGAAGGAGTGCTCTGCCCGAATTGTCAGCATATTTTAAAATTCAAACTCAGCACCTATGCTAATTTAGGCGATTATATCTGTGAAAACTGCGGTTTCCGGCGACCTGAACTGGATTATAAACTGACTGAACTAACAGCAGTTACCAATACCAGCTCTGAATTTATCATTGATGGTCAGACCTACTCGGTCAATGTGGGCGGGCTTTATAATGTCTACAACGCTTTGGCTGCCGTTTCTGTTGCAGAATTTTTCGGTATTGAGCCAGATCAGATTAAATCCGGTTTCAATAAAAGCCGGGCAGTATTTGGCCGGCAGGAAACATTCAAAATCGGTAATAAATCTTGTACCCTTGTTCTTATTAAAAATCCGGTCGGAGCCAGTCAGGCTCTTGAAATGATTGAGCTGGCTCCTTATCCCTTCACACTTTCTGTTCTGCTAAATGCGAATTATGCAGATGGTATCGATACCAGCTGGATTTGGGATGCAGACTTTGAGCGCATTGTGAAGATGCCTATTCCCCAAATTTTTGCCGGCGGTGTCCGCCATTCAGAAATCGCCAGACGGCTGCGAGTCACCGGTTATGCCGAGGACAGTATTACAGAAGCGCCTCAGCTGACCGATATTATAACACTTATTGAAGCACAGGACTGTCAGCATGCCTATATTTTAGCAACCTATACGGCGATGCTGGAATTCCGCGAACTGCTGGCCAACCGACACGCTGTAAGAAAGGAGATGGACTGATGACCTACACTTCTCTGCAGTCTCCTGATAACAAGGAATATCTTTATGAATTAAGGCTTGCCCATCTTTACGGTAACCTTCTTAATACTTACGGAGATAACGGCAATGTTCTCATGCTCAAATATGTTGCTGAAAAATTAGGCGCTAAGATGACTGTTGATATCATCTCCTTAGGGGATGACTTCCCAGCCGATAAGTATGATTTAGCTTTCTTTGGCGGCGGTCAGGATTATGAACAGGCCATTGTTGCTCACGATTTACCGTCCAAGAAAGAGTCTATCAGCCGCTTCATTCACAATGACGGTGTGATGCTGGCAATTTGCGGCGGTTTTCAGCTGTTGGGACAGTATTATATACAAGCTGACGGCCGAAAAATAGACGGTATAGGGGTAATGGGGCACTATACGCTTAATCAGGATAATAACCGCTATATCGGTGATATCAAAATTTATAATGACGAGTTTGATGAAACCTATTACGGTTTTGAAAACCATCAAGGACGCACTTTTCTGGCCGATGATGAAAAACCGCTAGGCATGTGTGTCTACGGCAAAGGCAATAATCATGAAGACGGTACTGAAGGGATGCACTATAAGAATGTTTTCGGCAGTTATTTTCACGGTCCCCTTCTGTCGCGCAATGCAAACTTGGCTTACCGTCTTGTGACCACTGCGCTGAAAAATAAATACGGTCAAAACATCGAGTTGCCGTCTTATGATACTGTTTTGGCTAAAGAAGTCCCTGAAGAATATGCTGACATCAAAAACAAAGCTGACTTCGAATAATTATTATAGCAAGATACAAAGCCCGTTAAAAACACAAAGTGAAAATGGCGGTAAGCCAGAAATCTCTGATTTCGTCTGCGCACCCCTGCCAAAACGACTAGAAGGGTGCGGCAGGCTGTAAAGACTGCAAAGCCTCAGTCATCTGGGGCCCTCTAATTGATTGCTGCCATCATGATGACAGCAATCTTTTTACTGTTACCATATCAAAAAACTTCTGTTTAGTTAAAATTAAAACAGAAGTTTTTTGATATTAAGAATTTTAGAAAGTCTATAGTTAGTAATTGAGTCTGTAAGGGAACAGCTTACCTAAGAGGAAGCATTTCCCTTTACTCCGTTTTGAGTAATGCTGCTAATGTAGACCAAAGCATATAGGTTTGGGTAGGAAAAGACATGATCAGGCTGTTTAAATCCTTAGCAGTCATCCTCTTCTCAATAACTGGCGCTAACCAGTCTAACCATGCCCCAACCTGACTTGAAATAGCTCCTGCTCCTACTAGATAGGATTCATTGTCAAAAATCAAAGCCAACTCTGAATCTAATTCATGATTATTGACCCAATCCTTTTGTTTGCCCCATGGAATCTCAACCAACTTATATTTATCTGGCTTGGCCTTTGCTTGGGCAATAGTAACCCCTACTTGTCCGATTCGAGGAAGAGTGAATACCAGATTTGGTATAACTGGATAGTGGATTTCAGGACCTTGAGGATTTAAGATATCGCGCCCAATATAGTTCGATTCAAATTCAGCAGTTGGTGTCAGCTTAGGAATCGTTTTATCTACAATATCACCGGAGGCATAAATAGTTGGCACAGATGTCCGCATATGGTTATCAACCTTAATTCCGCGAGGACTGGCCTCAATCCCCAATTCTTCTAAGCCTATATTTTCAATATTTAACACACGGCCTGTCGCGTCCAAGACAAAATCACCGACTGCGCGTGTGCCATCTTTAGTTGATACGCGCAAACCACCTTCTACTTCTTCAACTGACGAGACCGCTTGTTCAAAATGGAAGGCTGCGCCTTGCGATTCAAATTTATCCACAATCACTTGAACATATTTTTCAGGGTAGGCCAGCAGTGGACGGTCCGCATATTCAAAGAAAGTAACTTTTTTACCTGCTAACAAAGCCATTGAAGCAAACTCCATTCCAATGACTCCTGCTCCAATCACTATCATGTGTTCAGGCAGCCGGTCTAAATCTAAAAATTCCGTACTGCCTTTTGTTAATTCTTTTCCAGGAATATTCAGTTTGGCATTGCGCGCGCCTGTTCCGATAACAATATTTTTGGTCGAATAGGTCTGACCATCGACAGAAACAGTGTGTTCATCTTCAATACGTCCACGCCCATAAATGATATCAATTCCAAGGGATTTAAACATTGCAGCTGCCCCAGTTTGGAAACCTGCGAGAGTCTTCCTCTTGTGAGCCATAAGCTGCTCCCAGTCAATGTGCACATCTGCTTTAAGACCTAAGTCTTAATAATTGAGCAGGCCATCTAAAAGCTCAAATGGCCCATCTAAAAGAATTTTCGCATCGCATCCATAGTTAGTACAAACTCCGCCGATTTTGTCAGCTTCAACCATAGCAACCTTTTTCCCTGCTGCCGCAAGAATACGGGCTCCGTGATTATTAGCATGACCACTTCCGATAAAGATGACATCATAGTCCATATTGGTATCCTCTACTTCTAATTAGCTTATTCACTGCCAATTTTCTCAATTTACTGCTTGTCTTTAGCTTCAGCTTACAGCTGTATTTTCTTCTAATAGTTTGACAAGGCTTCCCTGATCTGCTTAATATCCTCAGCCGTCCCGGAACCATTGACCTTAGCAAGCACCGGAACATGGTAGGCCTCACTAATTTTATCTGCCGCAAAGCTAAAGGTTTCCGCATGGTTTTCCAGACTCCCGCTTCCTACTACAGCCTTAACCCCAGGGTTAGCCTCTAGGAAGGTCCTAACGGGCTTTGGAACAGCACCCTTTCCTGTTGAATAAGTAAAAATCACATAATCGCCTTCTACCCTTTCGGTACCGTCTGTAATCTTAAGACTATCATCAGTCCAGTTAAGTGATTTAACAATCTTTTCCCCATTCCCGCTGCGTGTTGCATATACGATTCTAACCATTTAAACAACTCCTTTATTTTCATATTTTAACAACATTACACTTTACTTTTTCGTCTATTTTGAAAAACCGTCACCATCTGCTGAAGCAACTGATTCAGTTCTTCTTTTTGCTTAATCTCTGAAAACAATTGCCTCATGCCCTCAGGAAATTCTTGAGCCTCTTTTTGCATGGCTTTTCCTGTTTCCGTCAGTGTGACCACTACATCTCTCGCATCGTTTTTTGATCTTTCTTTAGTGACTAAACCTTTTTCTTCAAGCTTTTTCAAAACAGGCGTTAATGTTCCGCTATCGAGAAATAGTCTTTCTTTTAGATGCTTTGTCAATGCTTGATGCTCTTCCCACAGTACCGTCATTGTCACATACTGTGTATAGGTGAGATTAAGCTTTGAAAGAAAGGGATCATAAGAATTGATAAACTCACGCGAACAGACATAAAGCGAAAAGCAAAGGTGATTATCCAATGTAAAAGAAGAGCTCCAATTATCATCTTTTTTCCCAACCATAACTTTCCTCCTTTTCAAACCAATTTTGCTAAATCGATTTAACAAAATTAGTTTACCTCATCTATTTCGATAAAACAACTATTCTGCCCAAAAGCATTACTGAGATTAAAAAAAATAACATGCAGCAGCAAAGAGCTATGCATGTTATTTGTGATATCAAGGCCAGTTTACTGCATACGAGAAAGAAGATTCTTTAAATTGACTTCAGGATATTTTTTCTCTCGCCAGCTTAGACCTCTATTTTCTTCAATAGCAAAATAGTTAAAAAGAAGACAGGTAAATATCAGACAGCTAACCCCGTAGTCCTCAATCATGGCTGTCAAAAAAGCAGAAAGAATCAGAATGGCGTGGTAAAGCTTAAAGCGCCTCCCCAGTGTCTGCAGGGCAATCAAAGCAGGGAAAAGACAATAGAGAAGCAAACCTTGGCGCAGAAGCGAGTCAACATAAAAATTTTCATTGAAAATCGTCGCTCCATTAGCATAATGCAAGGAATCGATGCTTCTAGGGAAAAGGGAGAGACCGTATTCCTCCAAATAGGTATGAGCATTGCTGAGACGACTGGAAAAAATACGGTTAAAAAAGGTCAAAACAGCAGAATTTGGACTGTAGACAGCAGATAAGAGCAAACCTAACAGAAAAATAGTCAGAATGGCAATAAATAAATCACGGCCCAAAATTTCGTAGTCATTTAGGGGATGGTAAAGTACCGTACAAAACAGAATCAGCAAACCAGCAATAAATCCGGTTCTTGAGTCAGTAACGGCATACAGCATCATGACTGCCAAGGCAAAGATTAGTGTCTCTAAAAAGCGAAACGGTTTTTTTCTAATCAAAGATAAATCCAAGAAAATACTCGTCATAAACATACTTAGAGAATTAGGATGACCGAAGCCGTATGAATGACGGACAAGCTCCTTAGCCGGCCTAAAAAGTGTCACATCAGGGATTTTCCCATTGATATAAAGCAAAAAGACAGCTAAAGCTAAAAACAGTTTAGCATATAAAACAAAAGAGACAAAATCCTCCTGCTTAGGATCAACCGAAACAGAAAGCAGAAAGAAAGAAAGCACGGAGAAATCTGATACAAAAGTCTGAAGATAGGCTTGATGGGGCATAAGCAGAGCAAAAAGCCCCGCACTTATCAAGGCTAAAACACTTTGCCGCGACCAGCCGCATAGGTAGGTGTGCCAAACAAAAACAGCCACATTCAGCAGCAAAGCCATGACTGTAACGATGATATAATCAGCATCTACCAGATAACGTTTGATAAAGTAAGCATAAATAGAAAACATAAAAGCAACAGTATAAACAATCTGATAGGTTTCTTTGTGCCGTAAAAAATTAAAGGTCATATATTTCATTAGCTATCTCTCCCAAAACTATCACACTTCAATCATATCATAAAAAGAAAAGCTAAGCAAAAGGAGAAAAAAATAAAAGCTGCTGGATATTGCTACTGTAGCCCTAAGTTTGAGACTTGCTTTTTTCGAAAGACTCAAACAAAAAAGAGGCTTTGTCCCAACCTCTTTTCTCTTTTGAATGAAGGACTGCAGAATTTTGTCACTGGAATTTTACTATATTCAGTAAAAAATGATATCCTGTTTTCTGATTGTTTCGATAGCATTTAGGCTACAATGGCTCTAGCGACTTCTTCTTCAGTCATTCCTGCAAAATAGTCAGTGATTGTGACCGTCTGAAGTTTAGCTAGAACAGTCTGATAGTCATAGCGTAAACCAACCAGAAGCTTTTCAATATCGGCTGCATCTTTGACACCGAAGAAATCACCATACAGTTTGACACTCTTAATAAGGGACTGATCGACATCAGCATAAGTCGAAATCTTACCTGCTGGATAGCGTACGGCACGTGAAATCGTATACTGCGGTGATTTCCCGAAAGTCCACTCCCAGGTTCCAAATTGTTCAGCAGCTGATTGCTTAATTGCAGCTAATTCGGATTCTGAAAGCTTATATTCTGTCATATCGGGATAAGTCTCTTTCATTTGGCTAAGAAGAGCGTCGCTGAATTCTTGAACAGTCATTTTTTCCGGCAGTTCATCTAAGATATTCGTCACACGCGCTCTAACAGATTTGACTCCTTTGGACTCAATCTTATCTTTGCTGACTTTTAACGCATTGCCCAGTACGGTCATATCAACATCAAATAAGAGACAGCCATGGTGCATCATGCGTCCTTTATAATAAGCTTGAGCATTGCCGCAGAATTTCTTGCCATCAATTTCAAGATCATTGCGGCCTGTAAAATCAGCCTTAACCCCCATTTTAGCCAAGGTATCAATGACAGGTTTGGAAAAAGTTTTAAAGTCAAAAGCTCCCTCTTCACCTGATTTAGCAGAAATAATAGTGTAATTAAGGTTATTGAGATCATGGTAAACAGCTCCGCCGCCGGACAAGCGGCGTACAATCTGGATACCGTGCTTATCTGTATACTCTTTATTAATTTCCTCAATTGCGTTTTGATGACGGCCGATAATGATGGCTGGTTTGTTAATCCAAAGAATAAAAATTTCTTCTTCATCCATTAGTTCTTTAAAAGCATAGGCTTCCAGAGCAACATTGAAAGCCGGATCATGACTTGTATTAACAATATATTTCATAGTTTCTCCAAAAAGCGAGAGTCCGGGAAAAATTCCAGACTTCTTTGATAGGTTAAAATTAGTAAAAAGGCGACATAGGACATCAACCCTTAAATCCTGTAAGAGCCAGTCAAATCCCCAGCGGCACACTGCAAAAGCAGGTGATGCCACTGGGAACAAGAAAATGATAAGGTGACAGCAGTATACTGGTCTTCTGTCTTTTGAATCATTTATCAACAAATTGCCTGCTAACTGTTTATTTGCTTTGACAGCTTGCTGAACTAATCAAATGTCTAAAACAGCCTGTTTGCAGATAATATTTTTTTATGACTTAGCGACGTTTAGGCGGATTATGGATTGCTTCACCCAGCACGTCCATAATAGCTTCGTACATGTTTTCTGAAAAAGTAGGGTGGCCGTGAATAGATTGTGCGACATCATCTACCGTTAATTCGGCTTCCATGATTGTTGACGCTTCGTTAGCCAATTCTGCTGCTGCCGGACCAATGATGTGTATGCCTAAAATTTCGTGGTATTTAGGATCAGCAATCACCTTAACAAAACCTTGTGCTTCACCGGAAGCGATAGCCCGACCGTTACCGGCAAAATTAGAACGGCCGATCAAGACATTGCCATACTGTTCACGGGCCTGTTCTTCTGTTATTCCGACCATAGCTACTTCCGGATGCGTGTAAACAGCTGCCGGCGTGTATTTAAGGTTTGCCTTGCGGACATTGCCGGAAAGAGCATTTTCAGCAGCAACTTCCCCCATTCTGTAAGCAGCATGGGCCAGCATCTTTCGGCCATTAACATCTCCCGGAGCATAGATACCTGGGATAGACGTTTCTTGATAGTCATTAACCTTGATTCGGTTGCCATCCATCTCAAGATTAAGATTCTCCAAACCATTCATCTGCGGCACACGGCCGATTGAAAGCAGGGCTTTTTCAGCAACCACTTCCGATCCATCATTCAGTTTCAGGGTCAGCTGGTTATTGGCTTCAATAATTTCAGAAACACCGACTGATGTTTTAATGTTCATGCCTTTTTTAGTCAGAATTTTTTGCAGCTCCAGTGAGACTTCCTTATCCATAGCCGGAATAATGCGATCAGCCATTTCAATGACGGTCACTTCAACGCCGTAAGAAGCCCAAACCAAGCCGAGCTCGATACCGACAACACCGCCTCCCATAACAGCGAGCGATTTTGGTATTTCTTTTAAATCCAGGATATCATCAGATGTCAGTACAAGCTGGGAATCAATGCCTGGAATATTGATACGAGAAACTTTAGAACCGGTCGCCAACACAATGCTGCGGCCTTTGATTGTTGTGCTGCCGATTGAAACAGTCTTATCGGGATTAACCTGTCCAAGTCCGTTAAACATAGTGACTTTGTTGGCTTTCAAAAGACTGGCGACTCCACTGGTTAATTTTTTAACGACTGTGTTTTTAAAATCAATCGTCTTATCCATATCGATGGAATAGTTGGTGGACGCTAGGTTGATACCCCGTCCGGCTGCTTCTTTCAGACCATCAAGAATTTCAGCATTTTTCAAATAAGTTTTGGTCGGGATACAGCCGACATTCAGGCAGGTTCCGCCATATTCTGATTTTTCTACAATGGCCACCTTACCGCCAAGCTGAGCACCGCGAATAGCAGCATAATAGCCCGCAGGACCGCCGCCTACA
It includes:
- the glmM gene encoding phosphoglucosamine mutase codes for the protein MGKYFGTDGVRGEANVELTPELAFKLGRFGGYVLSQHEADRPRVFVARDTRISGEMLESALVAGLLSVGIEVYKLGVLATPGVSYLVRTEKASAGVMISASHNPALDNGIKFFGSDGFKLDDDRELEIETLLEAETDLLPRPSAQGLGRVVDYPEGLRKYEKFLISTGSDLAGMKVALDTANGAAAVTARDIFLDLNADITVIGEKPDGLNINDGIGSTHPEQLQETVQKTAADVGLAFDGDSDRLIAIDENGQIVDGDKVMYIIGKYLSEKGELVQNTIVTTVMSNLGFHKALDSQGINKVITAVGDRYVVEEMRKSGYNLGGEQSGHVIIMDYNTTGDGQLTAIQLTKVMRETGKKLSELAAEVTIYPQKLVNIRVDNKMKEKATEVPAIAAVIEKMEAEMGGNGRILVRPSGTEPLLRVMAEAPTDEQVAYYVDTIAEVVQAEIGIE
- a CDS encoding YbbR-like domain-containing protein, with product MKKLFNSHVWLALVSIFLSVLLFLTAAASQYNNSGTQTSGLAETYTHTLSDVPIDIKYDSDQYFISGYSYEAEVYLTSTNRVKLDSEINSDTRSFKVVADLTGLSTGTTTAPLQVTDLPSGMTAAVLPENISVTIGKKKTKTFPVQGQVESNQFAAGYALKKVSVNLTEVEVTSDETTIEQVDHVIARLPEDEVLDSDYSGRVTLQAVASDGKILASVIEPAKATLTVNVKKLTKTVPLTVKTTGTLASNLESVDYKLSQDTVTISGTQEALDAVDQVVAEIDISDVTKDTSKTLNLSADNVTVDPSAVTVELTTKKK
- the cdaA gene encoding diadenylate cyclase CdaA, coding for MSHLTSIDAKFWASLFESPWLFVIHVLDILIVAWLIYKFIKVLAGTKIMSLVQGVLLFIVFRFVAEWIGFTTITYLMNQVITYGVIAAVVIFAPEIRSGLERFGRTTQVFLQKQQLSDEEKMIEALVDAAAYMSPRKIGALISIERTQTLQEYILTGIPLDADISSQLLINIFIPNTPLHDGAVIIRGNKIAVSSAYLPLSESTAISKEFGTRHRAAIGLSEHSDALTVIVSEETGAISVAAKGEFLHDLSLDNFAAVLRTQFMVEQDEQKTWYKRLLRRRKKR
- the murT gene encoding lipid II isoglutaminyl synthase subunit MurT, translating into MKLNTIMGITAGRAANFILKKLGRGSTFPGRLALKFDKHILDTIAKDYEIVVITGTNGKTLTTALTVGILKEAFGSIVTNPSGANMISGIVSTFLTAKAHAGAKKIAVLEIDEASLAKVTQYITPSLFVFTNIFRDQMDRYGEIYTTYQMILAGAAKAPQATILANGDSPLFNSQKLINPVKYYGFATKMQSPQLAHYNTEGVLCPNCQHILKFKLSTYANLGDYICENCGFRRPELDYKLTELTAVTNTSSEFIIDGQTYSVNVGGLYNVYNALAAVSVAEFFGIEPDQIKSGFNKSRAVFGRQETFKIGNKSCTLVLIKNPVGASQALEMIELAPYPFTLSVLLNANYADGIDTSWIWDADFERIVKMPIPQIFAGGVRHSEIARRLRVTGYAEDSITEAPQLTDIITLIEAQDCQHAYILATYTAMLEFRELLANRHAVRKEMD
- the gatD gene encoding lipid II isoglutaminyl synthase subunit GatD → MTYTSLQSPDNKEYLYELRLAHLYGNLLNTYGDNGNVLMLKYVAEKLGAKMTVDIISLGDDFPADKYDLAFFGGGQDYEQAIVAHDLPSKKESISRFIHNDGVMLAICGGFQLLGQYYIQADGRKIDGIGVMGHYTLNQDNNRYIGDIKIYNDEFDETYYGFENHQGRTFLADDEKPLGMCVYGKGNNHEDGTEGMHYKNVFGSYFHGPLLSRNANLAYRLVTTALKNKYGQNIELPSYDTVLAKEVPEEYADIKNKADFE
- a CDS encoding dihydrolipoyl dehydrogenase family protein, which translates into the protein MAHKRKTLAGFQTGAAAMFKSLGIDIIYGRGRIEDEHTVSVDGQTYSTKNIVIGTGARNAKLNIPGKELTKGSTEFLDLDRLPEHMIVIGAGVIGMEFASMALLAGKKVTFFEYADRPLLAYPEKYVQVIVDKFESQGAAFHFEQAVSSVEEVEGGLRVSTKDGTRAVGDFVLDATGRVLNIENIGLEELGIEASPRGIKVDNHMRTSVPTIYASGDIVDKTIPKLTPTAEFESNYIGRDILNPQGPEIHYPVIPNLVFTLPRIGQVGVTIAQAKAKPDKYKLVEIPWGKQKDWVNNHELDSELALIFDNESYLVGAGAISSQVGAWLDWLAPVIEKRMTAKDLNSLIMSFPTQTYMLWSTLAALLKTE
- a CDS encoding class Ib ribonucleoside-diphosphate reductase assembly flavoprotein NrdI; amino-acid sequence: MVRIVYATRSGNGEKIVKSLNWTDDSLKITDGTERVEGDYVIFTYSTGKGAVPKPVRTFLEANPGVKAVVGSGSLENHAETFSFAADKISEAYHVPVLAKVNGSGTAEDIKQIREALSNY
- a CDS encoding MarR family winged helix-turn-helix transcriptional regulator, whose protein sequence is MVGKKDDNWSSSFTLDNHLCFSLYVCSREFINSYDPFLSKLNLTYTQYVTMTVLWEEHQALTKHLKERLFLDSGTLTPVLKKLEEKGLVTKERSKNDARDVVVTLTETGKAMQKEAQEFPEGMRQLFSEIKQKEELNQLLQQMVTVFQNRRKSKV
- a CDS encoding lipoate--protein ligase, encoding MKYIVNTSHDPAFNVALEAYAFKELMDEEEIFILWINKPAIIIGRHQNAIEEINKEYTDKHGIQIVRRLSGGGAVYHDLNNLNYTIISAKSGEEGAFDFKTFSKPVIDTLAKMGVKADFTGRNDLEIDGKKFCGNAQAYYKGRMMHHGCLLFDVDMTVLGNALKVSKDKIESKGVKSVRARVTNILDELPEKMTVQEFSDALLSQMKETYPDMTEYKLSESELAAIKQSAAEQFGTWEWTFGKSPQYTISRAVRYPAGKISTYADVDQSLIKSVKLYGDFFGVKDAADIEKLLVGLRYDYQTVLAKLQTVTITDYFAGMTEEEVARAIVA
- the lpdA gene encoding dihydrolipoyl dehydrogenase, whose translation is MAVEIIMPKLGVDMQEGEIIEWKKQEGDSVNEGDILLEIMSDKTNMELEAEDSGVLLKITRKAGEVVPVTEIIGYIGAEGEVVDDAGAPAEAKQAAADLQAAGLEIPKAAAEPVQTKQTALADDEYDLIVVGGGPAGYYAAIRGAQLGGKVAIVEKSEYGGTCLNVGCIPTKTYLKNAEILDGLKEAAGRGINLASTNYSIDMDKTIDFKNTVVKKLTSGVASLLKANKVTMFNGLGQVNPDKTVSIGSTTIKGRSIVLATGSKVSRINIPGIDSQLVLTSDDILDLKEIPKSLAVMGGGVVGIELGLVWASYGVEVTVIEMADRIIPAMDKEVSLELQKILTKKGMNIKTSVGVSEIIEANNQLTLKLNDGSEVVAEKALLSIGRVPQMNGLENLNLEMDGNRIKVNDYQETSIPGIYAPGDVNGRKMLAHAAYRMGEVAAENALSGNVRKANLKYTPAAVYTHPEVAMVGITEEQAREQYGNVLIGRSNFAGNGRAIASGEAQGFVKVIADPKYHEILGIHIIGPAAAELANEASTIMEAELTVDDVAQSIHGHPTFSENMYEAIMDVLGEAIHNPPKRR